A genome region from Phoenix dactylifera cultivar Barhee BC4 chromosome 18, palm_55x_up_171113_PBpolish2nd_filt_p, whole genome shotgun sequence includes the following:
- the LOC103706936 gene encoding uncharacterized protein LOC103706936, with protein MDIRDVAKLNILILMSFLCLQARAESSPSVFFLDGASQRYIRNRPVDAADETSSMSLYEVAAVISVLLGFAPPSSLPADSSYKLNEVLAANPFDRPHAVMILEVKGVDGRLLSADYLNTQVGSVFKSRVIGSSKAEIQLPGEDEVSVVPLDDPLNVECNAACVDKELSNLASWLGGSLDEELSVPLPSGSTLKLDLSKKADLHYASSLVSLFRSIKKAVEIHEDLAGSSASPAELLIGHFTSIEVLEEEYGPGDITQHGVELFQTILAKLFDLLQTSYRGKIVGVIVSNVEPSHSGAMLDVTFSARVSRWLKEVKATNGTTSEVLLVRRSLAWITGVILLVSTIIGVYLLLNMPLTRDTLLYSNVKLD; from the exons ATGGATATCCGTGATGTTGCGAAGCTTAATATTTTAATCTTGATGTCCTTCCTCTGTCTTCAAGCCAGG GCGGAGAGTAGCCCTTCGGTCTTCTTTCTTGATGGCGCTTCTCAAAGGTATATTCGGAATCGGCCAGTGGATGCTGCAGACGAG ACCAGTTCAATGTCATTATATGAAGTTGCGGCAGTCATATCAGTCTTGCTTGGTTTTGCACCACCTTCCTCGCTTCCTGCTGATTCTTCATATAAG CTAAATGAGGTTCTAGCTGCCAATCCATTTGACAGGCCTCATGCTGTTATGATTCTAGAAGTTAAGGGAGTTGACG GGCGACTGCTGTCTGCTGACTACTTAAACACCCAAGTGGGTAGTGTCTTCAAAAGTAGGGTTATTGGTTCAAGTAAAGCTGAAATTCAACTTCCAG GTGAGGATGAAGTTTCTGTTGTTCCTTTGGATGACCCTTTAAATGTTGAGTGTAATGCTGCTTGTGTTGATAAGGAGCTCAGCAATCTT GCAAGCTGGCTGGGGGGATCCCTAGATGAAGAATTGAGTGTTCCTTTGCCGAGTGGTAGCACTTTGAAGCTGGATCTTTCAAAG AAAGCAGACCTGCATTATGCATCTAGTCTAGTATCCCTGTTTAGAAGTATCAAGAAAGCAGTGGAGATTCATGAAGATTTGGCTGGTAGCAGCGCGAGCCCTGCAGAATTATTGATAGGCCATTTCACAAGCATTGAG GTGCTGGAAGAGGAATATGGTCCGGGAGACATTACTCAGCATGGAGTAGAGTTGTTTCAGACAATTCTTGCCAAGCTGTTTGATTTGCTACAAACATCTTATAGAG GGAAAATTGTTGGAGTTATCGTGTCAAATGTGGAGCCCTCCCACTCAGGAGCGATGTTAGATGTGACATTTTCAGCACGGGTTTCACGATGGTTAAAAGAAGTAAAAGCAACTAATGGAACCACGTCAGAGGTGTTACTGGTCAGGCGAAGTTTGGCCTGGATAACTGGAGTCATCCTTCTTGTGTCAACTATTATTGGG GTCTACCTTCTACTGAACATGCCGCTTACGAGGGACACCCTTCTCTATTCCAATGTCAAGCTTGACTGA
- the LOC103706937 gene encoding glutathione reductase, cytosolic: MARKMLIDGELSNSTSAEGEQNYDFDLFVIGAGSGGVRAARTSAGFGAKVAICELPFHPISSEIVGGVGGTCVIRGCVPKKILVYGASFRGEFEDARNFGWELSEQINFDWKKLLHNKTQEIIRLNGVYKRLLSNAGVMMLEGEGKLVGAHAVEVIQPDGSKLQYLARHILIATGSRAQRVNIPGKELAITSDEALSLDELPKRAVILGGGYIAVEFASIWRGMGVTVDLFYRKELPLRGFDDEMRAVVARNLEGRGIKLHPGTNLSELSKTEGGIRVVTDHGDEIMADVVLFATGRSPNTKRLNLEAVGVEVDKTGAIKVDEYSCSSVPSIWAVGDVTNRINLTPVALMEGTCFAKTVFGGQPTKPDHNFVPCAVFSIPPLSVVGLSEQQAIEQAKSDILLFTSTFNPMKNTISGRQEKTIMKLIVDSETDKVLGASMCGPDAPEIMQGIAIALKCGATKAQFDSTVGIHPSAAEEFVTMRSLTRRVAAGGKAKTNL, translated from the exons ATGGCGAGGAAGATGCTCATCGACGGAGAGCTGAGCAATTCCACCTCTGCTGAAGGGGAGCAGAACTACGATTTCGACCTTTTTGTTATCGGAGCTGGCAGTGGTGGTGTTCGTGCAGCCCGGACTTCTGCTGGCTTTGGAGCTAAG GTTGCAATTTGTGAGCTTCCATTCCATCCAATCAGCTCGGAAATCGTTGGAGGAGTAGGTGGAAC GTGTGTTATACGTGGCTGTGTTCCTAAAAAGATATTGGTCTATGGGGCTTCTTTTCGAGGTGAATTTGAG GATGCAAGAAATTTTGGATGGGAACTTAGTGAGCAAATTAACTTCGACTGGAAAAAACTTTTGCATAACAAG ACTCAGGAAATAATTAGATTAAATGGTGTATACAAGAGACTATTGTCCAATGCTGGTGTAATGATGCTTGAAGGCGAGGGCAAGTTAGTTGGTGCTCATGCAGTAGAAGTGATCCAACCTGATGGTTCAAAGCTGCAGTATTTGGCAAGACATATCTTGATTGCAACTGGTAGCCGGGCTCAGCGTGTAAATATTCCTGGGAAG GAGTTGGCAATCACTTCTGATGAGGCCTTGAGCTTGGATGAATTACCCAAGCGAGCTGTGATACTTGGTGGAGG GTACATTGCGGTTGAATTTGCTTCAATATGGCGAGGGATGGGTGTTACAGTGGACTTATTTTACCGAAAGGAACTTCCATTGAG AGGTTTTGATGATGAAATGAGAGCAGTTGTTGCAAGAAACCTTGAGGGCAGGGGAATTAAATTACACCCTGGGACAAACTTGTCGGAG CTGAGTAAAACTGAAGGTGGCATAAGAGTTGTGACCGACCACGGAGATGAAATTATGGCTGATGTTGTTTTATTTGCcacag GTAGAAGTCCAAACACAAAGAGGTTGAATCTAGAGGCTGTTGGTGTTGAGGTTGATAAAACCGGAGCTATAAAG GTTGATGAGTATTCTTGCTCTTCTGTTCCGAGCATATGGGCTGTGGGTGATGTTACAAACCGAATAAACCTCACTCCTGTGGCATTAATGGAAGGAACTTGCTTTGCT AAAACTGTATTTGGTGGACAGCCAACCAAACCCGATCACAACTTTGTACCTTGTGCTGTGTTCAG CATACCTCCACTCTCTGTAGTAGGCCTCAGCGAACAGCAGGCTATAGAGCAAGCCAAGAGTGACATTCTGTTATTTACATCGACATTCAATCCCATGAAGAACACAATCTCTGG AAGGCAAGAGAAGACAATTATGAAGCTGATTGTTGATTCCGAGACTGATAAAGTACTCGGTGCATCCATGTGTGGTCCAGATGCACCTGAGATTATGCAG GGTATCGCCATTGCACTCAAGTGCGGAGCCACTAAAGCACAATTTGACAGCA